In Streptomyces sp. NBC_00878, a single window of DNA contains:
- a CDS encoding alkaline phosphatase D family protein, with translation MAELRLGPLLRFVDGSSATVWVEASRPCTAEVRCPDGAGGKTRTFQIAGHHYALIPVTGLTPGTRSPYEVLLDGTQVWPLTDSRFPPSVIHTPVDDHETVRVAFGSCRWATPAADEKDPGGPDALDTLAARIAANPDGERPDVLLLLGDQVYADEVSSATRHWLEARRGLHEPPGAEVADYEEYTHLYYESWLDPEIRWLLSTVPSCMIFDDHDVIDDWNTSEAWVADMRATPWWRERILSGLMSYWVHQHLGNLPPERLADDPLYAEVRATPDGTDALRAFAARADTDPASVRWSYRRDFGRARLLMVDTRAARVLDEKNRSMLGPAEEAWLREQVLEEPGSYDHLLIGTSLPWLLPNLVHDAEGWNAALCRGERGERWARFGEDLRRRADLEHWAAFPSSFDTLAELIAEAGSGPQAPATVSVLSGDVHHAYIAEPVWREGVPGPDARVFQLTCSPVHNSIPLSIRIGFRFGWSGVGRAIGRRFARHGKLTRPPVDWRKTGGPWFGNQLMTLTLRGRSARLRLDQARGKRGGGARLRTIAESELS, from the coding sequence GTGGCGGAACTGCGCCTGGGTCCACTGCTGAGGTTTGTCGACGGCTCGTCCGCGACCGTCTGGGTCGAGGCGAGCCGCCCGTGCACCGCCGAGGTGCGCTGCCCGGACGGCGCGGGCGGCAAGACCCGTACGTTCCAGATCGCGGGCCATCACTACGCCCTGATCCCGGTCACCGGCCTGACACCGGGCACGAGGTCCCCGTACGAGGTGCTGCTCGACGGGACACAGGTCTGGCCGCTCACCGACTCCCGCTTCCCGCCCTCCGTCATCCACACCCCGGTGGACGACCACGAGACCGTACGGGTCGCCTTCGGCTCCTGCCGCTGGGCCACACCGGCCGCCGACGAGAAGGACCCCGGAGGCCCGGACGCCCTGGACACCCTCGCCGCCCGTATCGCCGCGAACCCGGACGGCGAACGCCCGGACGTCCTGCTGCTGTTGGGCGACCAGGTGTACGCGGACGAGGTCTCGAGCGCCACCCGCCACTGGCTGGAGGCCCGGCGCGGACTGCACGAACCGCCGGGCGCGGAGGTCGCGGACTACGAGGAGTACACGCACCTCTACTACGAATCGTGGCTCGACCCCGAGATCCGCTGGCTGCTCTCCACCGTGCCCAGCTGCATGATCTTCGACGACCACGACGTCATCGACGACTGGAACACCAGCGAGGCCTGGGTCGCCGACATGCGGGCCACGCCCTGGTGGCGCGAGCGGATCCTGAGCGGCCTGATGTCGTACTGGGTCCACCAGCACCTCGGCAACCTCCCGCCCGAGCGCCTCGCGGACGACCCCCTGTACGCGGAGGTCCGCGCCACGCCCGACGGCACGGACGCCCTCCGCGCGTTCGCCGCCCGGGCCGACACCGACCCGGCCTCGGTCCGCTGGAGCTACCGCCGCGACTTCGGCCGCGCACGTCTCCTGATGGTCGACACCCGCGCGGCCCGCGTCCTCGACGAGAAGAACCGCTCGATGCTCGGCCCGGCGGAGGAGGCATGGCTGCGCGAGCAGGTGCTGGAAGAGCCGGGTTCGTACGACCACCTCCTCATCGGCACCTCCCTGCCCTGGCTGCTCCCCAACCTCGTGCATGACGCGGAGGGGTGGAACGCCGCGCTGTGCCGGGGCGAACGGGGCGAGCGCTGGGCCCGGTTCGGGGAGGATCTGCGGCGGCGGGCCGACCTGGAGCACTGGGCGGCGTTCCCGTCGTCGTTCGACACGCTGGCGGAGCTGATCGCCGAGGCCGGGTCGGGACCGCAGGCGCCGGCGACGGTGTCCGTGCTGTCCGGGGACGTGCACCACGCGTACATCGCCGAACCGGTCTGGCGGGAGGGCGTGCCGGGACCCGACGCCCGGGTGTTCCAGCTGACCTGCTCCCCGGTCCACAACTCCATCCCGCTCTCGATAAGAATCGGCTTCCGCTTCGGCTGGAGCGGCGTCGGCCGCGCGATCGGCCGACGGTTCGCCCGGCACGGCAAATTGACGCGTCCACCGGTCGATTGGCGGAAAACCGGCGGGCCTTGGTTCGGCAACCAGCTCATGACGCTGACCCTGCGCGGCCGTTCGGCCCGGCTGCGACTCGACCAGGCGCGGGGGAAGCGGGGCGGCGGGGCCCGGCTGCGGACGATCGCCGAATCCGAACTCAGCTAG
- a CDS encoding HAD-IA family hydrolase — MTATTTLTARALLLDMDGTLVNSDAVVERVWRRWADRHGLDGGEVMKVVHGRQGYASMAALLPGRPMEQNYADNARMLAEETADLDGVVAVPGAAEFLASLRGVVAHALVTSADVALSAARMGAAGLELPEVRVTAESVGASKPDPEGFLKGAAELGVAPEECVVFEDSGAGIAAGRSAGMRVVGVGGRAGFHRPDVVVRDLRQVGVEDLGGGVVRLWVG, encoded by the coding sequence ATGACGGCAACGACCACGCTGACCGCCCGTGCCCTGCTGCTGGACATGGACGGCACCCTCGTCAACTCGGATGCCGTCGTCGAGCGCGTGTGGCGCCGCTGGGCCGACCGGCACGGGCTCGACGGGGGCGAGGTCATGAAGGTCGTGCACGGGCGGCAGGGGTACGCGTCGATGGCCGCGTTGCTGCCGGGCCGGCCGATGGAGCAGAACTACGCCGACAACGCGCGGATGCTCGCGGAGGAGACCGCCGACCTGGACGGGGTCGTCGCGGTTCCGGGGGCCGCGGAGTTTCTCGCCTCGCTGCGGGGGGTGGTGGCGCATGCGCTCGTCACGTCCGCGGATGTGGCGCTGTCGGCGGCGCGGATGGGGGCGGCGGGGCTTGAGTTGCCCGAGGTTCGGGTCACCGCGGAGTCGGTGGGGGCGAGCAAGCCGGATCCCGAGGGGTTTTTGAAGGGGGCGGCCGAGTTGGGGGTCGCGCCTGAGGAGTGTGTGGTGTTCGAGGACTCCGGGGCGGGGATCGCGGCGGGGCGCTCCGCGGGGATGCGGGTTGTGGGGGTTGGGGGGCGGGCCGGGTTTCATCGGCCGGATGTTGTGGTGCGGGACCTTCGGCAGGTGGGGGTTGAGGATTTGGGGGGTGGGGTGGTTCGGCTTTGGGTGGGGTGA
- a CDS encoding HNH endonuclease family protein → MAKIYARRRLSLVAAFAGLIAMAGLFNGPTASAALPTPVSAATARTYLASLTVATEDRTGYSRDLFPHWITISGTCNTRETVLKRDGTNVVTSSACAATSGSWYSVYDGATWTAASDLDIDHLVPLAEAWDSGADSWTTARRQSFANDLTRPQLIAVTDNVNQSKSDQDPAEWMPSRTAYACTYVRAWVQVKYYYGLSVDTAEKSKLSSVLSGC, encoded by the coding sequence ATGGCAAAGATCTACGCGCGTCGACGGCTCAGTCTAGTGGCCGCCTTCGCCGGTTTGATAGCCATGGCCGGGCTTTTCAACGGCCCGACCGCCTCCGCCGCGCTGCCCACCCCGGTCAGCGCCGCCACCGCCCGGACCTACCTCGCCTCGCTCACCGTGGCGACCGAGGACCGCACCGGCTACAGCCGCGACCTCTTCCCCCACTGGATCACCATCAGCGGCACGTGCAACACCCGTGAGACGGTCCTGAAGCGCGACGGCACGAACGTCGTCACCAGCTCCGCCTGTGCCGCCACCAGCGGCAGTTGGTACTCCGTCTACGACGGCGCGACCTGGACCGCCGCCTCCGACCTCGACATCGACCACCTCGTCCCGCTGGCCGAGGCCTGGGACTCCGGCGCCGACAGCTGGACCACCGCCCGGCGCCAGTCCTTCGCCAACGACCTGACCCGCCCGCAGCTCATCGCCGTCACGGACAACGTGAACCAGTCGAAGAGCGACCAGGACCCGGCCGAGTGGATGCCGTCCCGCACCGCCTACGCCTGCACCTACGTACGCGCCTGGGTCCAGGTGAAGTACTACTACGGCCTCTCCGTGGACACGGCGGAGAAGAGCAAGCTCAGCTCGGTCCTCAGCGGCTGCTGA